The genome window TACTCGAATTCCTTTGCAGGAAAGTCGAGCATACCATATGTCTTGCTATTGTTTGCTGCACCTTCATGATTCATATACAAGGATCTTGAAATCCCTTCGGAAACCAACTTTGAATGGACTTGACTTTATAAAATAAAAAAGTCTGCTTCTCCAAATTTTGGTTTGCACCAAATTGGATAATTTCCTATTTCACCCCtctcttttttaaaatcactggatgggccagcattgctgcccgtccctaattgcccttgaattgagtggtttgctctgtcatttcagagggcaggaatcaaccatattgctgtggacctgcagtcacatgtaggccagaccaggtaaggtggcAAACTTcctcccctaaagaacattagtgaaccagatatttTTAGGGACTaactttatatttcagattcatgaattgaatttaaattccaccagctgccatggtagaacttgaacccatgtccccaccgcattagcctgggcctctggatacaAATCCAGTGACATTTTCACTACACGGCCGCTTCCCCATTATATTTCACTTGCTACATGCATACCCATTCACATAACCCATTTAAACATCTCTGCGGCCTCCTTGAATCTCCCACCTAGTTTTCTATCATCAACAAACCTGCATACTCAGCCTCATCCAGGTTAGTGACAGACTGTAAACAGTTGAGACTTTTAAGCACTGCTCTTGGAGGACTCCATTATATTCACCCTGCCAACATATGCACCTATTTGGCTTTCTATATGGTTCCTGGTCCTCAAGCCTCCCAGTGCCATGGAGACCTAATCTTGAGTAGCAACCTCATATAAGGCCAATGTCTTtcaaaaatccaaatatacaacattCAATGGTTCAATGTTATTGACAATCCTACTTATAGCCTAAAAACGTACTCTAACTAGTATTATATGGTCCATTAACAGTAAAAAGACTGTGCACTTCACAAGCACATCAACacgatttgacaccaagccacatgaggAGCTATTATTAGGGCCAGATAACCAAAGCTTGGGGAGAGAGATAAGACTTCAAGAAACATCTTAAGAAAGACAGTActccagggagggaattccagaacttggggcttTAGCAACTAAAGACATGGCCACAAGTGGAagcgtgattaaaatcaggggtagtcaaaaggccagaattgaaggagcgTAAATATCCAAGGCTtgtaggagattacagagacagggaggggcgaGACCATGGTGGGAATTAAAAACAAAGATGataaaagcttttaaaaataGGTGCTGTTTAACTGGCAGCCAGTGCAGGTCAGCAAGTGCAGGAGTGACAGGTGAGTGGAAATGCGTACATGGTAGGATATGGAGTTTGGATGACATTAACTCGAgtatagaatgtgggagaccagccccaAGTGCATTGGAATTGACTTATCAACACCATTTGCTCTCCATAAAACCCATACTGACTCTGCTGATTTAGTATGTTCCCCATTACCACCTCTCCAATAATAGAACCTAGCATTTTTCCTACTACTGCTGTCAAGCTAACCAATAGGAAAAAaactgaacagtggggttacctTCCAACTCACGAGGACCACCCAGAGTTCCCTAGATTCTTGAAAGAGCAAAACAAACGCATGGCTGGAACCACCTCTTAAAACCCTATCCACTAGCTGTCAGCTTTGGGGATTAATCAGcttttagtcccattagtttCTCCAAAATACTTTCCTCACTTGCATTAGATTATCAGTTCCCAACTTCATCAGTGGTGGACTCAAGTTGACACTTCAGCGTAGTAATGAGGGAGTACTGCTTTTTTCCCCCCCAGATGAAATATTAAACCAGGGTGTCTGCCCACAGGTGGATGTATAAGACCCCACGGCACTATTTTGAATCACAGGAGTTCACTGCAGTgggctgaccaatatttatccctcaaccaacattgccAAAACAGATTAGCCAATCATCATCTTGTTATGGGAGCCTGCTGTGTGGAAATTAGCTGTCATATTTTCAACATTGTAGCCATGACTGCACTACAAAGGccataaagcactttgaggggtcTCAAGGTCATGGAAGatcctttataaatgcaagtctttctttaataTTGGTGTGAATGTCTCTGACGTAGTATCCAAGCTAGATTCCTAACCGTACAGTACACCCTATGGATGTGGAAGTCTGCCTCACATAATAGCATTCTGACCTCCAACAGTTAAGAGTGCCTCTTCAGCATTGTCCTGGCATGTTTCGTGAAACAGATAGCCCTTCATTCTTGTTCTGAATTTCAAAAGGCGTATGGCTTGCGTTGTCTGGATAACATTCCTTTCTGCCTTTGTCACTTGACACTGCTGGGTTTTGAAGAGAGTATTGTGCTGCACTGCCGACTATTTATAAGCATGGTCCTTGCAGAGGCTGTGACCCTGCCTCACATGCCAGGAATTGCAGCTCTATTCCTACCCAATGCAGCACAAAGAACTGTCCTTCAGCAGGACTGGGGCAATGGATCAGAGGACAACAGCATCAGCCTCAAAtttacagacacagcacagacccTATCACTAATGGAGTCCAaacaggggactttcacagtaacttcattgcagtgtcaatgtaagcctacttgtgacacaaataataataaataaaaataaacagggCATGACAACAGCTAACAGTGCACATTCCAGAAATATTGAGGCAGTGTCACTCTGGAGAAATAATCCTTCTATTTATGACTGCATTGCATGAAGTACAGTCATCCTGATTATAGTCTGGAGTAGTCAGTTCATACACTGAAATGCCACCCGCAGACAGCGCAGGTTCATTGCTTATAGAGGTACAATTATCCTGTTATCCACTACGAGCTAGATAGCCCATTTAAGAACTACAGTCACCAAATGGGGGGCAGGAAACTAGAGTTatggccataatcagatcaggcatgatcttatggaatggcctgcttctatttcttatggccACTTCTATTTCTtggcctgcttctatttcttatgaccACTACTTACATCATTCGGAATCAGAAGCTCCTGAGACGTAGTCTGACCACTGTTGTCCAATCCTGCAGGAGGGAAGCAACAAAGTTAGAAAGGTCAGGAACACAAAAAATGCAGCCAGACACAAAGAGCAAGACAAAGGCAGAAAATGAAGAGTTAACAATGGAGACAGAgcagggacagacagaaagagaatgGATGAAGCAGACACAAAGTTCAGAGAAGAAAGCAATGTAGCTTCCATCAATCTTGTAGACAGAATGCAAACCCATTTAGGATTCAGCCAAGTTCTTCCCCAGTCCTGAAGATAAATCAAGCAAATCCCCAGAACAGAGCAGTCCTAATGTCCCATCAACATTTCCACTAAGCTGCAACTGTGTACTAGTACTGTTCTAGCCCTGTTCTGAGATAAGTAATGCGATTTAAAGAAAACGGACATTGAAAAAGCTGACTACACACAACTAAATTTTAGAGGAATGCTCTATCTTATTACCAACTGCTGACCAGGACCCTTCCTTTAAAAGATCTCTGCAACCCAGAACCCTCCAATTCTAGCATCAATTTTCACTTCATCCATTATAAtctacaatcccaccctaaccagaTAATCAACCAGAGGAATGAAACACAAACTTTATacataatttaaataattttacaCTGACTCACGTTTCAGGACCAGAGTCTGTCAAATCTCAAAGTAATGCACAACAGTGACAAGACAGTTAGTTACTGTCCCACTTTCCAAATGTGTTTATTACCTACCAGCAAATGAGGAGGACGACGATTGATTCACTGTGTTGAAGGAAGCATGCTGCGCAGCCAACTGGTGAAGTTTGGATAGCTGCAAGGCAGGATGGGAAAGGTTATCAATATTTAGCAATTATAAATAGCATCATcatggcaatatctgtggctgttGACTGTCTCAATCTAAAGCTTTTCAGATCCTCATCTTCAGATTCCCTCCTGGCACAGTGGACAGGGTTAGCTGTGGTCTCCCAGTAGACGATCCAGAAGGGACAAATGTTTCTACTCAGttatgtctgatggcagcagcaaagACAGGGACCAGGTAGATGGTATAGCTGAGAGTTAACCCGATATGCCTGGAATTTTGGTGGCTTCCTAGAGACATGGCAAAGATTGGGAAACTCTTGCTGCACCAATCCCTCTGGAAACCAGTCTGGTTAGTCAACTGCTCTGAACCAATCTTAGTCAGCAGTCTCCAATATAAGCTGGTACAGTTACCTGGATCTACCACGGAATGAAATAATTGGTTATTAAATCATTAACTGAGTTATCTTAAACCACTGACTTTCAATTTCCACATTTAGATGTTCCCCTTACTTTAATCAATAAGAAACCTCAGGCCTAGTTACTCTTTAGCCATGCTGCCATTTCCTAcatcagtaaggagtctaacaacaccacatcaacgtctccacatcatttcctacACCAGCCATCTTGTGGTCTCATGTCTTCTGCCAATTAGGGGCAGTTTTAATTGTGCCACTGGGCTGAGACAATTAAACTAATTTCAAAGAGACCCTTAAAGCCAGTTGgaaacagtggcatagtggcaaaGTCACCAGACTAGTAATTCACAGATCCAAGTCAATGTTCTgaagacacaagttcaaatccctccatggttgcTGATCGAATTTAAAATTCGATAAAATCTGGAATGGTGACCATGAGACAATCATCGATTAtcataaaaatccacctggtttacaaatgccctttagggaaggaaatcggccattcttacctcatctggcctacacatggctgactcttaactgcccgagCAAACCACTAAGTTCAAGGGCAGcgtgggatgggcaacaaatgctggacttgccagcaacacccatatcctatgaaataatatttttttaaattagagaTTCCTATCTCTGGCTGGATACAAATGCAGCCCCTCAGGTTGATAGACTGGCAAAGCATCTCGCTGGAATCTTTTACAACTTCAGTTTTAAGAATCAGATTGCAGGAGTGGCCGCCAAGACTCTGAATAAAAACAGCCCTAACGTAAAAGCAGTTAGTGTCCAAGTCCCTGCAATTATCCGCCTCTGCTCCACTctatattcaatagaaatcttTATTCAAAGATGAAAGCTCAAAGTATAATTTCAGGGATGAGAGCTCAGCTGCAAAGGAAAGAAAGCAGGGATTTAATCTGACATAGGCTGCGAGTGACAGTGTGGACCCGAGGTATTCATTGCTCAAAGGTTGGCACTGTGAATTCCTTTCCTCTGTGCCCACCTCCCCTTggtttggcagctcattccaggtgGCAGAAGATCAAGTGGAACACTGGGAGTGAACGATGGTTGGCTATTCAACTGTGAAAGGAAGTCACAGTCCTGTCCTCACTCAAGATGACCATTCTTCATGCAAGGAGAATTGgcagtgaacacacacacacacaagtacatgaTTGCACAATCAGGAGCAAGAAATACAGCTGATCTGTCCACAAGACAAGTGCCTGTAATGCCACAACTGGCCATTTCCCTGAACAGATGAGCAGTACGCCCACCAGGAGCTACGGTGCCAGTGTCTTGGCTAAGCAGTTGGCAGGCTGGATTTCCAAGTGGCAGAGTTGATAGCTGCTAGTTCAATTGCCAAGAACATGGTCTGCCTGCCTGCCTCCCTTTAGGGAATTCCCTTGCACATCATGAGGTTACTATCTAGTGGGAGGAGAGATGGTTGGTCAATAAAAGGTACACTGCAGCTCTCAACAGCTGAGTGCATAAAAACACCGTCCAGGAAAGGATTAGGGCTGTGTGTTCCCCCAAAAGGACTGTCTGAAGCCTCATAAAACCGAGTGCCCCTGGACCCCTTGGgaaagtggggtggggagggaaggtgtGGGAGGTGTGGGTCAGAGAAAGGGACAACTAATCAGCCAGATTCCTATTTCCAACTAACTTCTCAATGCAATTTTTTCTGTATAAAAAGCTACAATTATTTGAATTTCACTTACATCTGGATGAGGGACTGCAAACTGCCCCTGGACGGTGTAGGCCTGAAAGAGAATTTTACAGAATAAGGTACTGTTTAAATAAGTCTCACTAAAAGCCACAAGAGGCTCAGCCTCTAGCCATAATGAAGGGGCTTGTCCCTCTCTTTAACCCTAGCAACAAACTCCCTAAGGAGTTTACCTGAAAAACTGAGACATGGCTGATTTTTATTCTTGGAAGGCAAAAAAAGAGTACCTAGGACAGTTTGTGGCAAATAAAGGCCGCCATAATCTTACACAGCACAGCAACTGGGCCTCAGGTGGTAGTACTCTCAGCTTTGAGTCAAATGATTCAAGTCCCAGCCTTGAGACTTGATCaaaaatctagactgacactccagtgttgcactgagggagtgctgaactgttggAAGTAACTTTCAGTTCAGATGTTAATCCAAGGCActctcaggtagatgtaaaagtGCCATAGCATTATTTCAAGAACAGGGAAGTTCTCCTCGgcgtcctggacaatatttatctctcaaccaacatcgcTAAAACAGATTAGTTAttatcacttgaatcatactgtgtgcaaactggctacTAAGCTTCCtgtaacagtgactacaattgTAAGATATTTCATTGAATGTAAAGTACCTTGGGAAGTCCTGAAAAGCaccataaaaatgcaagttcttcaaTATCAGTGCAAAAGCTGTGATTAATGCAACAGCAGATTCTAATGTCACAATCTGACCGGTGACAGGACTTTAGATTGGACAGGTTTTGACAGAGCAGATAGAGTTTTCACTCATGGGGAAGAGCACAATTTAATGAAATCAAATAGGGAATGGAGAAGTAATTTCTTAAACCAGAAAGTGATAAGTATGTGGAACTCTGTACCATAAGGAGTTGAGGTGGACAGTATAGATGTAGCTGAGGGGAGGCTGGATGAGCACAGAGGGAAGGGGACAGAGGGTTACACTGCTAAGAgttagatgagaaaagatgggaggagtacgagtggaacataaacacctGTATGGACTATTTggccaaatgacctgtttctgtgttgtataatCCACATAATTCTATGCAACAGTGAAACCGGATTCATTCACAGCCAGCTTTCCACAGGGATTAGTGTCTAGGGAATGTAACTATGGGCTCCGCATTAATGTGGAGGAATCAGAGCACTGGAATGAGGGGTATGTACAGAAAGGGTCTCCCCAGTCTctgttattgtgaggggaattatgTCAAAGCACCAAAATAAATGGGCACTGTCAAATGCAACATGACACAGGTGAATAAACAGGTAGATTTATATTTAGAGGACAGAAAATTCAGACGCAATAAGAACAGCTTTCCACGAGATCAGCAGCAGCTGCCACAAATCCCATTAGTGAGTCAGCATTTGACCGAATTAATCCCTCATTTTAATTTGCCCTACTTCTCCAGCTCGCTTATTTTCATAGAAAATGTATCAACAGTTGAAGGGACACTGCTCCTGTGGAGTTTCTTTTATTGAAGTGGCATTATACAAACTGCTACCTAAAGCACCTACTGccaaccccacccccgccccaaacaCTTGTGCAAGCCAGTTGGGCCCAGGTTTCATTCGGAGAACAGCTTGAAGTTTGTGCAGCAGACTCAGAGACAATAGCCCAGGAGTTGAATCCAGCCACTGTGCATCAAGTGACACTTTTATTCTTCAGAGGGAATGCCAGCAGACTTGGTATAGTACTTGCAAAGGTGTGCTGGCAGGACTGAAGGTTATACCATAGAGGGATGCAGGGCCATCACTCGCCTTTAGTGTTGGCTGAATTCAATTCTTCAACTGCGCAGAATTATTAATAAAGCCTGAGCAATAAATGGTTATTTAAAAAGGTCAACACCTCTCAAGTATTGGAGAGATTACCATATAAAAGCAAAACAAGTTCTAACCCTGTTAAAAGGAGGTTTTTCAGTCGAGTCTCAAACTGATCAGTCACTCCAGAGCCTCAGGGAGGTCAATTAGCCAAGAGACACCCACTCTGATCCCACCTGTCCCATGGCAGATCTCTACATTGTGCATGAGTGACTACGCCATTGGCACATGACGCACCCatagccacccctcccccctgcccccaaccttgGCCTGCCAGAGGTTGGTGCCCAGTAGGGTGTATCTGTAACCTATCTACCCCAGGACACCCAAGCTACCTCCCCGTTCAGCTTAACTCTTGCAGCACAAGTGGTTTTCTCTCAAAGGAGAGAGGGATCCATTACATGTGTGACTGGACCGTAGGCTTCACTTTGGGTGGACTCTAATAGGTTCATACATTAAGAACGGCCATCAATTCCACCACTGTTGCTAAGAGAACAAGAAATGACTGACTTTGCAGATTGGGAGTTGATGGTTGAGTACCAATTGTGCTTACCTGCCCACCAGAGAACACAACAGGTCCAGGCCCGAGACTGGGACGGTAGGGAATGGTGGCACCCTTGGGTGGAGACTGAAGATGACCAAAACACAATGATTATTACCATAAGagcacaagaaataggaacagcagCCCgtcagcctgctttgccatttaatATCATGACTAAACTCCTACCTCAGTGCTGTTTTCTGGCCTCATCCTCAcatcccttcattcccttagtgtccaaaaacctATCCACTTCATTCTTCAATACACTCATTAAATAAGCAGCCACAGCACTCATGTAGTGAAGAAGCAGAGATGTCAGCAGATACAGCCTCTCGTTCCTCCACTGTTAAAGCTGAAGCCACCTTTTAGCATAACAAGGAAATGTCTGGAAAGACCAAGGCTCCACAGCAGTTCATTGCAGAGATATCTCCTTTCCCACCTCTGGCTTCCAACTCCACGATGTTGTAACTTTTCCCATCCATTTGTCTCTTACTGTTGGCTCCCTCCGTTCGGAactttctcctcattcttcccagGGCAAAGGTATAGAATCCTACCCACACGCATCCTAATGgaaatagaaatcctacagtgcaggaggccgccattcgacccaccaagcctgtgccaacaacagccccacccaggcctctatccctgtaaacccatgtatttaccctgacactcaggggcaatttatcatggccaatccacctaaccagcacatctttggactgtgggaagaaacccacgcaaacatggggagaatgtgcatctccatacagacagtgacccgaggctggaattgaactcaggtccctggcaccgtgccgccccacgtctCACTCCATTTTCAACTCTACCCCTTCTTTATTCATCTTTGCCTCCTCAAACCTGCAGGCTTTTAAAGGCTGAACTTGGTGTTAATACCTCTTTACTTTGCAATCTGTGCTGTGGAACATGGTCCATCACCAATTTTGTaataatgaggatttactcaattaGTCGCTAGTTTCCTGAAGACTGCCCTGGTGACCCAGTGCCCAACTGGAGTTACTCGTTTGCCTGCTAACCCTAATCACCAACGCCCTTACAATTTAAATTTGCATTCTTACCTCCAGAATAACTGCACAGATCTGCCTGATGCAATGAATGATAGCATCCTGGGTCCCAGAGATGGTGACTGCACGCTCGGTCGAGTTTGGCAGCAAGTCTCCAGCTACCTGGACCTGAGCTCCAGTAGACTGCAGAAGAGAGGAGAATTCAGCTGCGTTAAAGCGTTCAACATAAACACTAGGTAGAGTGTCGAACCCTAACCCCAGTATAACATCGATCTGACAGCACTGAAGCAGGCTGCTTGGTCCAGCCATTTAATTAGGCCCACTCTTTCCCACGTTGCTATTCCTTTCCCTTTTGAAAATGATTGAGTCTGCTTCCAGGGAATGCATTCTAGCTTGCAATCATTTGCTCTGTAAAATTCTCAACTCCACCCTGGATCTTTAGacaattatttttaaatgcaTGTCCTCTGCTTACCAAGCCACCTGTGAATGCCAGAGATATCCTTATTTACTCAATATAAACCCCATATTTCGAAAATCTCTATCACATCTCCCCTTAATATTCTCTGCACTCATCCAAGATAGCCAGTAGCAAGAAGCAGTTTCATTCTGATGCACACCCACACTTTATGTGGAGTTCCTGATCTCAGCCAGGTTGTAAAGGGAGAAGAAACCGTTTGCTGGGAAAGGCAGTTACCTCACAAGCCCCTTCCCCAGCTATCTGCAAGGTGTGTGCAATGTTGCATCAATGCATAAACTGCAGGAGGAACACAATGACATGGAGATGAGTCGTTTGACACCTTGCCATTAGTTTATTATGGTAGGGAACTAACAATGGAATAGAATTAATATAACTGCTTTGACAGCTAGAAGAGAGCTGAGCTCAGCTGGAGCCAGACTCCTGCACTCGCTGCCGATGACTGAATTTCCCAAATAACTCACTTCTCGGATCTCCTTAATCTTTGAGCCTCCCTTTCCTATCAGTGAGCCGCACTGACTGGCAGGAATCACCAGGCGTAGAGTAACAGGGGGTTTGCTCCTCGCAACATCACTCATGCTGGACGTAGTGAGATCCTGGAACCAAAAGACAAGCAGGACTGTTATACTGTAGAATGTCAGCCACAATGGCTCCTGGCCTTTGAAGAAGGGAATGAAAGGGGATGGGGTAGAAAAAACATTTATGAATGTTTCATGGAGTTGCAAGGAAAACACTGTGACAAGGGAGTAGGTATTCCAGGATGTCATTAAAAGTTTGGTTCTAGCTGGAAGTTTATGGAGGGTTGTCAAGGAGAGTGAAATGGAGAAAGGGGGAAATTCCCCAGTCCGTGACCTAGACAGTTTTTAAAATACTGGCATTCATATTGATATTTAAAGGCAGAATAAATAGTGCAGCAAAGGGAGAGGGGATTACAGAAAAGGGGAGGgtaaggtcatggagggatttaaacaaagatgagaattttaaatttgaattttaacAGAGCCAAAGTCATTCAGCAAGGACAGGAGATAGAATGGGATGATGTGGGAAAGGACACCAGGTCCAAGGAGCACATAACACCTTCAATACCCCACACAAGACTGCCATTCTTAATGTAGCAGCCCCAACATACATGAGTGTCACCAGGGGCTGAGCAGTACTGAGATTAATTGGCCCAATCCTGATCTTTCCCTTAAGAGCTTCAGTATAAAGAAAACAAGTTTTATTTTGTATATAcgtgggagtatttgatggggagcgtagagggagctttacctgcCAAGAGTGGAGAGTTATGATTGTAGTTGGGATAAGGATCCCAAACGCTAGAACCGCTCACCATTGTTACCACCAGCAGCCGTCACATGACCAAAAATCAAATCACTGCTACTTTCAAAGTTGCAGTTCACCAAGTGAGGTTCCACCAGAGAAAAGACAAGAATTGGTTTGAGACACCTGAGGAATCAACATTTGATACACAATCTGCTTCTGACTGTACACTCCAAAATGTTTCCCTGGAAAAGTCCATGAGCCTCAGCCAATCTGTGCCACATATATTGCTCCATTCATCTTGCACGCCCTTCACATACCTCCTCGAGTTTCCCTGTGATCATTGTGAACGCTTTGAACACGGCCTCCATTGAACCAGTGATTGTGATGATGCGTTCAGGGCATGAACCTTCAGACACATTGATACGGGCACTGCTCTGCATAAAAGAAACAGGAAACATATACCTGGATATACACAGCAAAGTAAGGAACATTCATATAAACTATCCTGAACCCCTTGACTGGATTCCAGCCTGTAATTTATACCTGGGTATCCATTACTCTCTTCATGTACCCCCATCAGTTAGAATCTGGTAAACTGCTCCTGGGAACCTGATATTCTATATTTAAAATCCTCTACTTCTGAGCCTTTTGATTAAAGTTGGATGTCAAGCTTTGAGGGT of Mustelus asterias chromosome 3, sMusAst1.hap1.1, whole genome shotgun sequence contains these proteins:
- the pcbp4 gene encoding poly(rC)-binding protein 4 isoform X3, with amino-acid sequence MLSDSLMTLDTEVQATMDQSDYSSDGGLHVTLTLRLLMHGKEVGSIIGKKGDTIKRMREESSARINVSEGSCPERIITITGSMEAVFKAFTMITGKLEEDLTTSSMSDVARSKPPVTLRLVIPASQCGSLIGKGGSKIKEIRESTGAQVQVAGDLLPNSTERAVTISGTQDAIIHCIRQICAVILESPPKGATIPYRPSLGPGPVVFSGGQAYTVQGQFAVPHPDLSKLHQLAAQHASFNTVNQSSSSSFAGLDNSGQTTSQELLIPNDLIGCIIGRQGSKINEIRQMSGAQIKIDNQVDGSTERLVTITGGPLNINLAQYLINACVTEGKVSSLTGDGRPRGIPLGNTCGYCL
- the pcbp4 gene encoding poly(rC)-binding protein 4 isoform X4, which codes for MLSDSLMTLDTEVQATMDQSDYSSDGGLHVTLTLRLLMHGKEVGSIIGKKGDTIKRMREESSARINVSEGSCPERIITITGSMEAVFKAFTMITGKLEEDLTTSSMSDVARSKPPVTLRLVIPASQCGSLIGKGGSKIKEIRESTGAQVQVAGDLLPNSTERAVTISGTQDAIIHCIRQICAVILESPPKGATIPYRPSLGPGPVVFSGGQLSKLHQLAAQHASFNTVNQSSSSSFAGLDNSGQTTSQELLIPNDLIGCIIGRQGSKINEIRQMSGAQIKIDNQVDGSTERLVTITGGPLNINLAQYLINACVTEGKVSSLTGDGRPRGIPLGNTCGYCL